Proteins from a genomic interval of Channa argus isolate prfri chromosome 11, Channa argus male v1.0, whole genome shotgun sequence:
- the tars1 gene encoding threonine--tRNA ligase 1, cytoplasmic yields the protein MAAQTVVEKMSELQVNEGKKGGTESGKDGGKKKGKGAAGESGGRAELSPQPGYIEERLKLYEKLKAEHDALIAERAAKESRSIKVTLPDGKVVEAESWKTTPYQVASGISQGLADNTVIAKVNNILWDLDRPLEDDCRLQLLKFDNEEAQAVYWHSSAHILGEAMEKVYGGCLCYGPPIENGFYYDMFLENNEGVSSNDFPCLENSCKKIIKEKQLFERLEIKKETLLEMFKYNKFKCRILNEKVTTPTTTVYRCGPLIDLCRGPHVRHTGKIKSLKIHKNSSTYWEGKADMETLQRIYGISFPDPKMLKEWEKFQEDAKNRDHRKLGREQDLFFFHELSPGSCFFLPKGAFIYSSLVEFIRSEYRKRGFQEVVTPNIYNSKLWQTSGHWQHYSENMFSFEVEKETFALKPMNCPGHCLMFDHRPRSWRELPIRMADFGVLHRNELSGALTGLTRVRRFQQDDAHIFCSMEQIEQEIKGCLDFLRTVYNVFGFTFKLNLSTRPEKFLGDPDVWDQAEKQLENSLNDFGEKWVLNPGDGAFYGPKIDIQIKDAIGRYHQCATIQLDFQLPIRFNLSFVGHDGDDQKRPVIIHRAILGSVERMIAILTENYGGKWPLWLSPRQVMVVPVGPTCEEYAQEVKQEFHNSGIMTDVDLDPGCTLNKKIRNAQLAQYNFILVIGEKEKTSNTVNVRTRDNKVHGERSVKECIERLKQLKDSRSRNAEEEF from the exons GGGGGAACTGAAAGTGGtaaagatggaggaaaaaagaaggggAAAGGTGCTGCTGGAGAATCTGGAGGCAGAGCTGAG CTTTCACCACAACCTGGGTATATAGAAGAGCGTCTCAAGTTGTATGAAAAGCTAAAAGCTGAGCATGATGCTCTAATTGCAGAGAGGGCTGCAAAGGAAAGTCGTTCCATCAAGGTGACCCTTCCAGATGGAAAAGTGGTTGAGGCAGAGTCGTGGAAGACCACACCTTACCAGGTGGCTTCTGGAATCAG TCAAGGACTCGCCGACAACACAGTGATTGCCAAAGTGAACAACATTTTGTGGGACCTGGACAGACCCCTGGAAGATGACTGCAGACTTCAGCTGCTTAAATTTGATAATGAGGAAGCTCAAGCT GTTTACTGGCACTCAAGTGCCCATATCCTGGGAGAAGCAATGGAAAAGGTGTACGGTGGCTGCCTCTGCTACGGTCCCCCCATAGAAAACGGCTTCTACTATGACATGTTTCTGGAAAACAATGA GGGTGTATCAAGCAATGACTTTCCATGTTTGGAGAACTCGTGCAAGAAAATCATCAAGGAGAAGCAGCTGTTTGAGAGGCTGGAGATAAAGAAGGAAACTCTGCTGGAAATGTTCAAG TACAACAAGTTTAAGTGCCGAATTCTGAATGAGAAAGTCACTACTCCCACTACCACAGTGTACAG GTGTGGCCCTTTAATTGACTTATGTCGAGGGCCCCATGTGAGGCACACTGGAAAAATCAAATCACTAAAGATCCACAAG AATTCATCTACATACTGGGAGGGAAAGGCGGACATGGAAACCCTCCAGAGGATCTATGGAATCTCCTTCCCTGACCCCAAAATGCTCAAGGAGTGGGAAAAGTTTCAGGAAGATGCCAAGAACAGAGATCACCGCAAACTGGGACGG gaGCAGGACCTGTTCTTTTTCCATGAATTGAGTCCAGGGAGCTGCTTTTTCCTTCCGAAGGGGGCCTTCATCTATAGCTCCCTGGTTGAGTTCATTAGA AGTGAGTACAGGAAGAGGGGTTTCCAGGAGGTGGTGACGCCAAACATCTACAACAGCAAACTATGGCAAACATCAGGCCATTGGCAGCACTACAGTGAGAACATGTTCTCTTTTGAGGTTGAGAAGGAGACCTTTGCCTTGAAACCCATGAACTGCCCTGGACACTG TCTGATGTTTGATCACCGGCCTCGCTCCTGGAGAGAGTTGCCCATTCGCATGGCCGACTTTGGCGTCCTGCACAGAAATGAGCTATCAGGAGCCCTGACTGGCCTCACTCGTGTCCGTCGCTTCCAGCAGGACGATGCTCATATCTTCTGCTCCATGGAGCAG ATTGAGCAGGAGATCAAGGGCTGCCTAGACTTCCTGCGTACTGTGTATAACGTGTTTGGCTTCACTTTTAAACTCAACCTCTCCACAAGACCAGAGAAGTTCTTGGGGGATCCAGATGTCTGGGACCAAGCTGAGAAG cAACTGGAGAACAGCTTGAATGACTTTGGGGAAAAATGGGTTCTCAACCCAGGTGACGGAGCTTTCTATGGACCAAAG ATTGACATTCAGATCAAGGATGCCATTGGTCGGTACCATCAGTGTGCCACAATTCAGCTTGATTTCCAGCTCCCGATCCGCTTTAATCTCAGCTTTGTTGG TCATGATGGTGATGACCAGAAGAGACCAGTAATCATCCACAGAGCCATCCTGGGATCAGTAGAGAGGATgattgcaattctgactgaaaACTATGGAGGCAAATG GCCTCTGTGGCTGTCTCCTCGTCAAGTGATGGTTGTACCTGTGGGACCAACCTGTGAGGAGTATGCTCAGGAG GTCAAGCAGGAATTCCACAACAGCGGCATCATGACTGATGTGGATCTTGACCCAGGCTGCACCCTGAACAAAAAGATCAGAAATGCACAGTTGGCTCAGTACAACTTCATCCTGG TGAtaggagagaaggaaaaaacaagcaacactgTGAATGTACGCACCCGCGATAATAAAGTCCACGGTGAGCGCAGTGTGAAGGAGTGCATTGAACGTCTGAAGCAGCTCAAGGATTCCAGGAGTCGCAATGCTGAAGAAGAATTCTGA